The stretch of DNA aagaagacatgattatgaagctaaccatggcaagaacaaactcatagcatgcatggatcaactacaacaaccttggcaaaattgattaacacgtaaacaatctgccaggaacatttgatagcaaaagtagagcaagattgggtcatgctagggtactccataattgcaaacaaatacatggatggatagagcataacaatatctaaaaatcatccttactaaacatgctcaaaagaggcatggatcactctgtagcaacaagaatacatggcataaaaataacatcaggaaatgacttggaagaattctaagtccctaaaatcagcaacatcacgagagctactttgcatgcttgtgctagtcaccctaaacccctgtaaatatggcatggcatataacaaaacacatgtagagctcatgctcatatgcagcacacattaatcatgaaaaaaatgacaaatgtccataatctatTAAGAAACAGacactaacattacatagcactcttgcaacagcatttagggcatcacgATGAATTCAAATGAACATGGtgtaatggaatgaaatgaagaggacatccagacgaacaatttgatatgctacacgcacgaatcggagcaacggtgatgaagttatgataCGATGAACAGGGGCATAAAATTACTGAGATCCTCGGGACTTAGTGGAATTTTTACCTCCgcgaaagtcaacgcgggacggagAGAAGTGGGACGAAGAGAACCGGGATCGGGGCACCGTGTTTGGATCGGTGAGgtggtggatctgatccaccCGCGGTCGATCCGGCCGGGACGGGCTCCGGTGAGGAAGTCTGGCGAGGGGTGGTCTGCACGGCTGGCCGGAGTTGCCAGGGACGGCGCGGGACgggcggaggaggccggcgacgCGGCGATGGAGGCGGAGGCACGGCGATGgaggcggagctccggcgaggcgcGGTCGCCGACGAGGCAGAGGCGGCGACCGGCGCGGAGGCGCGGcgagggagaggcggcggcgcggggaagCCGCGGGCGGATGGCGGCGCGCGGGCGCGGCCCGGTTCGGTTCAGGCCCGGcgggggccggatctgggccggcgggcttcggcgggTGGTGCGGTGAAGTGGGGCGCGGGGAGGACAGGTGGCGCGCGCTGATTAGATGCGGAAGGCGGCGGCGATGATGTGGCGGATGCTGATTGGCCCGGACGACGTGGCTGAGGGCGGTGGACGCGTCCGGtgcggacggacatgtccggcagcgcggagggagttggatctagggtttgtcTGCGCGAGAATTTCGAAGGGagacatatatatataggtagagggagctaggagagtccaaataagGTGCAGTTTTTGGCCACGccatcgtgatcgaacgaccgagaggatggagggggttttggttggttttgggccactttggagaggtgttgggctgcaacacacatgaggcctttacggttcctcggttaaccgttggagtatcaaacgaactccaaatggcacgaaacttgacaggcggtctaccggtagcataccaaggccgcttggcaaatctcggtccaatccgagaatgtttaacacccgcacacaaaaagaggcaaaaggggacaccagatgacataggagcgccggattgcaaaacggacaacggggaaatgctcggatgcatgagacgaatatgtatgcaaatgcgatgcacatgatgacatgatatgaaatgcatgacacgcaaacaaatgacaaggcaacaacagcgactaactggaagacacctggcacatcggtctcggggcgttacagtcAGGCCCaggcgacttggggatgatgcagcccgaggggcgcccccagcaaggtaaacTAAAGGCATAAGAAAAGGATACACACCACAGGggcggacccacgcggcctgggaatgatgcagcccgaggggcgctcccagctaaacgaacttggaaaatgtcacctggttttgTCGACGAAGGAGAGTTGGGGCAGCTGATGGTACGCGGCAAAGGAATggctcctcacgagccaccggggccttgagcctcgggaggctctgggggctcaggtggtTCCCCGAGGGCCGTCTCCATCTCCGCCGGGACGGCATGGCGCCTGGCTTCCTAAGCCGCTAGGACACGCCGCAGGTTGCACTAATAGGCTGACgacacgctcggcaggccgaaaggcatgcgaacgtagctatgTGGTGGACCCTCTCAACGGCCCATGTGCGAAGGCCAGAAgagctcctgagatgcggccctgttgagccctggtatgtcgacgCAGACGGGCAGCCCCGCaacctcgcctggatggggagctgcaTCCCATGAGCGGCGGTCGCCGTGCATGGCCCGTACATCTTGCAGTTCCTGaatggtcttggtgatgaactcctgagcggtggGCGCTCCTTGCCCTATgttctcctgagggaaacgtgccgcgaagcacgcctccaagtggtgcccgagcgcctccctcgtgatgttggcaaggtctgaggccctccagaagggagcccccgagccctgcccgaggggGCGCTAGGCGCGGTTTCCTATGAGACGGAGGAAGGCGCCCTTGaagcgggcgctgatcctgacgaggtcCCAGCCGCGACGCCACCCTCCTGAGGTCCGGCACggcgcagctgcttcttcttggggatggcctcaggaggaTCCTCGCTCTTGCTGTCGGGGTTATCGATTGCCACAGCTTGAAaagcgcgctcgagggagcacaccgcatctctttcttcgcacgggaccgtgatgattccgtcgcttcctagcatcttgaggacattgtaaccgtggtgtgtcaccgccatgaacttggccagggttggatacccgaggatggcgtcgtatggcagacggatgtgcgcgacgtcgaagtcgatgggctcggtgcggtagttcttgcgttccccgaaggtgacagggaggcggacctgccctatcggtgtggtcgaaccgtcggtcactccagagaaaggcttggtaggctgaagctgctCATATgacacttggaggttgtcgaatgtgtcgatggacaggacgttgagccctgcaccgccgtcgatgagggtcttggtaacttgcacattgctgatgaatggtgaacaaagcatcgggagaacgCCAGcagtggctgcgcacttgagctaatctaccgagctgaaggtgatggcgcactgggaccacctgagagggcgcgtggcctcgagcttggggaggactgcattcacctcacgagtgaactgtttgaagatacgctgagaggctggggcctgagcaccgcccaagatgcaggcgattgcacgcgactcctggaagcccccagccccctcgtcttgatggtggtcatcattccttcttggtggtggcggcagcagGGGAAGACCGGTGTTgccctgaggacgatcctcacgaggctggtccctccggGTGCCCTCGCGAGGATGATCCTGCCAAGCGGTCCTCACGAGGTCTGTCGCGCCACTCCTAGCGCGGGCCACGGttgtcccagcgtccgcctccacATCCTCcccctcgaccgtagccccggtcgctgcgctcggggcgtcgaccgaagcgtccttcgcgaatggctctgagttcttgacagtcactggtgttgtgggtgttcaggttgtggaaggcgtaGGGAACCCAGGCCTTGCAACATGGCAAACCCTAGTATCCGCGCAGGCGCGAGACGTGGGTGTCGTACATGCATGTATCGACTCGCGATCCAGTGCGATCGCATGCACGTCGACTCTCCCCCTCCGATTGGTCACCTGGCTAGCTCGTTGGGCCTCATACCCAGTACTAACCAAGCCCAATTCGGAATTAGTTTCTCCTGTCCCACCTCGGCCCAACAAAAAATTCAAACACTCCTGCCTTGCCGCACGGATCTCGCGAACCTCGTCGGTCGCCGCCGACGGCCAGACCATCGTCGGGGcacccttcttcttcttcttctttctagTGACCTTCGTCCACACCTCCAGTCGAAAAAAGTCTGACAAAGTAATTGTGGACGAACTCACCTTAGGGACAGGACCAATGCAAGGCTTAATCTCCGGCGCCGAAGAAGGTGGCCTTGGGCCGAAGGCCACCGCGTTCTTGCGCCTCTCGCCAGAATCTGACTGCAGCGGTGATGCGGAGCATGGCATCGCCGGCAGCAACCCTGGCTTCTCTTCCAGGCAGACAGCTTGTGGTTGGTCCTTCGCGTCATTATCTTCCTCATCATCCAGAACCCAAAAGCGTCCCCCAAACAGCGGCTTCAAGGGTTCAGGCTCCGCCGTGAGATCGACGACCTCGATCTGATCCTCCACGTTCAACGAACCCTGCACGCAAGCAACAACACAAACCTTGAAAACATCGATTGACAAACGCGTACCTTAGGTGATCCTCTCCTCGACGTCCAGGTACCGTCCGCCAAGGATGTCCCCCTCATGGTCTCTCATCGTCGCCCATCTCGACGGATAGTGCGTGTAGAGAAATCCCTCTCTCAATCGTCCGGCAGCCCGAACATCATCGAAACGAATCCTCCATCTTACCGGATCTAGGAACCCCTCCCCCCCTAATCTGATCCAGATCAGCCGGCTATGGCGATCCGCGTATCGCCGATCTGGGCGCCTTCCCCTGCGGCGCCAACGACGACTGCTGCCCCTACGCCGCCAGAGTCGTCGGCAGCCCTTGCGCCGCTGCTGGCGACCCGAGTTGTAGCGATGGTGGAGGTTCTGGTGGAGGCAGCAGGGTCGCCGCCCCATCGCCCTCGCCCTCACCGTCTCTCATCTTAGCTCAGTACAACGAACAGGAGTGGATCTCTTTTGTTGCCATCCTAAAATTGGGTGAGAATTTCACTTCCCCGGCCCGCCGTACAAATGAACATCAAATACACATAAAAATGCCCTACTGTATGTATCATAAACTTGTTTTGTATAAAAAAAATTGCAAATCATGCGGGAATTTTATTCCAGAGTCACAAGGTTACAATTAAGAGAGGTAATAAATCCTCACTACATGGAGGACATATGCTCATCCATACCGCAGTACATGGCTTGATACAATTATAATTTGCCATACAATCTGCTGCCCTATTTTGGTTCCTACTAATTTTATTTCTTAGAAAATGGTCTAGACTGATTGCCGTAGTCACCGTAAAAAATCGAGAGAGAATATGAAGGCAATCTTGAATGCCAGTGAGGACTAGCTGGTAGCATCTTCTTATCGGGTCGGGTACAAGCCCGCTTTTTTTTTGCGCTAGTAGTAACCAAACCATCAGCAAAACAAAAAATTATTTATCTATTTGCCGAAAAATTACCACGGCTACTTGCAGGAATCTTCTATATCTAAAAATTTAGTCCTCACTAACTTATTTAAAGCATATATATCTCGCTACAATTGCCATATCACCCTGATTAGCTTTAGCAATTAATTGAACGCATGTATGTGTCTATATACTCAATTTCTTTTCCGCACTATACCAGGCAGACTTTTTTCTAACTCCCTTTCAATTGGGAACCAAGCACACATATAATCTGATAAAAAATATGCAATATATTATTAATTTAAGGATACATATTCATACAAACCAAATTTCACTGAAGCATACCATAACCAATTTCCATGGCAGCGCGCTGTGTATCATCTAGCTGAAAGCTGCAAAAACGTTCTAATATTATGGGTCGAGAAAGCTGCTAAAACTTTCTTATATTAtaagacggagggagtagttaatTTAGATAGCAGTAACTTACTGCACATGTCTGTATCCTAGCAGATCACACTGCCTACTAGGCGCTAGCTATCATATATTCTGAAATGGAAAGGCAAAAACCGATCACGTAAAAGATGCATAATTCGATCGGCCAGTCAGCTAGCCCATGCAGGAATAATGTAGCATTTGCATACAGACGGCCGGCGAGCACGTGTTCAATTCGTCAAAAATTGTTAGGCACGAGCTCCACTTTCCGATTTATATACTCCGCCGTCTGATCATCGGAAGCACGTAATTTCATGCAGCGTAAAAATGAATATGCGTGCACACATGCTTGCAGCACGCACACGCACGCATTCAATCGAATACGATTCCCATCTAGAATTTCTCTCCCTTTCGATCGGACGTACTAACGTGTGAGTATACATGTACACGGAGGCGCCACCTCAGTGACGGAAAGCTCCTTTCATACAAGGAGTACCTAATGATCTTTGATGGGTTCTGGCTTATCGGTAACATAAGTACAGAGATCGTATAAATCCCTACGTAGTACATGCACTGATCACGATGAGAGCACAGGTTGGAGGGAGCTTTCGTGCATGTTTTTGCATAGCTAATCCGGGAAGAAACTTTAGCACCGAAGCATATTTCTTTTCAGCAGATAAATCAGTGACAGATTTTAGCTTTTGGGGCGGTAGACGTGCACCTATGTATCCAACAAGCCAGCCAAATCAATATGCAATCACGTAAGCACTATCTATGGCTAGCTAGCTAGGAAGTTAAGATAAGCCACAAATTTCTCTCTGCTGCATGCAGCAGATGCTTGAGAGCTTGTGAGTTACTATTAGGGACAAAGCTAGCAGGCAAAAGTAAATTCCACCATGCCGTACACAAAATATATACTTGACAATGAGAGAGAGTATCAATTTTGTTCTCGACAAAGGCAACATTGGTTTGATCGACCGGCCAGAAATTCCCTTTCGTGGAAAAACAATGCTGCAAAAGGTACGCAAAGATAGCTCTCATATTTCTTATTGTTTAAGTAAAGTCGAAAACTGTATGGCGAGTGAATCCTATTCCCCTGAGAATTAGGCTAGCTCTTTTTGTTTTCCTTTCAGGAAAAAGGTGAGTAGGATTCCTCGCACAACATCACATTCTTTCTTTTCAATTTTCCATATGGGAGTGCTCAAGCCATAGATTACGCATGAATTATATGTAGATCTCCCCATTGGCAATTAACCAACGCCATCAGTTAATGTCCTGTTCTTGACGTGTCGCGGGGCGGCCGCGACACATGTCAAATTTCGTGACCTCATGATGATCAATCACCTCATGCACTACGTAATTCTGGAAAATAACAATATGCGTAGCATATAGCTACCTTTTTTAGCTACCTAGCTAGCTAGAATTTCCTTCTTTCTTCCAACAAATATATTCCAGGTAGCTTATCAAGAACATAAGCTAGCTAGGCACATATATTCTCCCGCGCGCACTACTCAAGTTTAATGAATGTACCATATATTCTGCTTCTCTCCCATCCCTGTGCACGCAACCAGCTACAGCATCTTCCTGACCTAACCTAGCTACAAACTAAAGACGCCCTTCTCTTCTCTGGTGCATGCACGCGTATATCGACGTACTAATCACTGGCAGTATAGTATCGCAGTCGCATAAGAAATCTATGTTCTGCGGCTGTCCCCCGTATACATGTCACCTCTCCCCACACCATCGATAATCTAGCTTCATCCACATCCACCTCTATATATACCCCCTTCATCTCGCCCTCCCTTGCTCCATCATCCCAGTGCTAGCTCGACCAAGTGCATCATCTATCGTTTGTTTTCCCTCAATCTCTAAGCCGATAGAAAGGTGAGAGTTGAGGGGTAGGTCGGCCGACCGGAGGGCTGTGGACCATGTCTGGCGTGTGGGTGTTCAAGAACGGTGTGGTGCGCCTGGTGGAGAACCCGGGGAGCGAGCGGACGTCGACGGTGCGACGGAAGGCGCTGCTGCACACGCCGAGCGGGCAGGTGGTGTCGTCGTACGCGACGCTGGAGGCGAAGCTGACGGCGCTGGGGTGGGAGCGCTACTACGAGGACCCGGCGCTGTACCAGTTCCACAAGCGCGGCTGCCTCGACCTCATCTCGCTCCCCAGGGACTTCAACCACTTCTCCTCCGTCCACATGTACGACGTCGTCATCAAGAACAGGGAATCCTTCCGCGTCGTCGACGCCTAGACGGCCCTCTTCCGTCCATGCAGTCTCTCGATCTCTTCTCATCAGTTCAGCTATAGCTCTTCTTCCATCGTTTGACTTGATTTCGCATGCAGGGTTTGTTGCTGTTAGTGATCCGGGTgttatatatgattggttctgcCTGATTTGGTTGGGAGGTGTAGTGTGGTAGTGGAGTGAACGAGGGTACTGTTTCTGCACACATATGTGCGTGTGGTGCCGAGTATATGCATAGGTTTTCGTTGTGGTGTGTATATGTATGCGTGCTGGGGGTGTGTAAGATCTCTGTTTTGATGTAAATTAGTGTCCGTGTGATGACTATATATATCCACTTACGTTCATTTGCACGTTTCTCTGCATGCACATGCGTCATGCATGTTACCGGCCATGTTGCATGCCTAGGGAAATATATAAAGAATATATCATGCACGCATTGCTTCTCGTTATGATTGTTTGGTGGTGGGCAGGGGGGTGTGGGGGTTCTGATGAAAACATAGGGAATAGACAGCCACtccaaaaaaaatgaaaacataTAGGGAATAATAGGCTGACACGATAAAATTTATGCTGCCTTTTTTTAGACAAATATTTAGACCGACTGATGCTAGGCAAGACAACCACTTACTCCACCCGTCCGCGAATAAGTGTACTTCTACCTTTTGTCCTAAATCAAACTTTGAAATTTTTACCAACTGTATAAAAAAGAGTAATAACATATATGACACCAAACTGGTGTATTATAAAGGTACATTTTAAAACGGATCTACTGATACTAATTTAATATCATAAATGCTGCTATTTTTTTCTATAAAAttggtcaaagttttaaaactttgacttagTACAAAAACTAGATGTGCATTTATTtgtggacggagggagtactttgcTGGCATCCAAAATTGAATCGCTGAAGCTACAGCTACTGGGCCTTCGTTTGAATCACCACAGAATTAACATTTTGAGCCACAGTAAGTACATGCTTCGTCATAAATTCGGCCCACCCACTAATCACCAAGGGCACAAAGTCGGGCGCCACTATGTCTCGCTTGACGCGAGACAGCGGAGAGCAACTTGTCAAAGGGGTCACTTTTCTGGGCTGAGAACGTGTTGGGCGTCTCATCAGGACTTTTTTAATAGACGTTTTCGGATTTTTAGATGGGTTTTTCTAGgttttttttggatttttggttttcGCTTGTTTTTTTAGGTTTCAGAGAAAAAAAACTCAAAAAAACTGCATGGATTTTTTTGGGAAAGGGAATAAACGTGTTTTTTTCTTCCACGGGAAGCATAGATTTGTTTCCACAAGAAGCACACTATGCTTTCCGGAAAGGaaaaaacatgatttttttttctttcacgagaaATAGAGATTTGATTCTCGTGGTGGCACATATTTGCTTCCACGAGGAGCAAAGGGGAAGGGGTGAAACATGCGTTTTTTTGCTTCTAGGAAAAGCAGGATTTGCTTTTCATGAAGACACAAGTTTTCTTCCACAAGAAGGATGgggaaaggaaaaaaaacatgattttttttttgcTTCCAAGATAAGCACAGATTTACTTGTCATGGAGGCATGGATTTGCTTCCGCAAGAAGCGCATGGAAAGGGGAAAATGTGTTTTTATATGCTTCTCATGGAGGCATATATTTGCTTCTACGACAAGCACAGCTGAAAAAACGTACTTCATTTCGGTGTTTTCTAGGGCTTTTCGTGAAAAAAAAATCATCGAAACCTATTAATATGGGATATTGTTTCGATGATCTCTACGCGACAAATCCAGCAATGAAAACGGTTCGGGATTTGGCACACGGTTCAAGAGATAAAATGTTTTGAAGAAACGAATCTAAAAAAAGGAAAACACCCAGATTGCGACAAGTGACGCACATGCACTGTGCCACTTGTCAGCGCCTGAGAAGATGGGAGCGACCTTTGTTGGTGCAAGTCCTTGCCCCTTGTGTTTTGGCGATTGTTGTCATAAATGGTTTGGGACTGATTTGTTTGCTAGTGCACATTGGGAAAATAGTCCCTGGAATATCGAGAAGAATGCTACATTCTGTCGAGAAGTTTGCTATAAACTTCACTAAGAGTTATCTGCACAGCAGAGACGATGACTATGTTCCAAGgaatgttattttgagaagaatGCCATAATCTCCCGAAAAATTTGCTACCGAAAGGTTTGCTGCTGCAAAGTTTGCTGCCCAAAGATTTGCAACCGAGAAGATTGCCATAATCTTCTAAAAGGTTTGCTACCGAGAAGATTGCTACTTCCGAGAGGCTTGCTATAAACTTCTGCGAAAGTTATCTAGACATCAAAGAATATTGATATGTTTCGAGAAGCTTAATATCGAGAAGATTGCTACTTCTGAGAAGTTTGCTATAAACTTCCTCCAAAGTTATATGCGTTGCAAAAAAGGTTATCATGTCTCAAAGAGTTTGTTATCAAGAAAATCACGTGCTCGAGATGGTCCCGAAAAAATATTGCTGAAGCGAAGCAATTTCCATTCGGTGTGTTCGAAGAAGAATGGCTGCAGTCGAGAAGAATGAAGCGAAGCAAAACGTAGTATTTGTTTCATTGTTTCTCTTTCTCTTAAGTCATAAGACCACCATACTATTAAGAGAGGCATAAGTATTCAAGGCTTTTGTCTGTTTTGATGCTTAGCTGAAACCTATGACAGTTTGGGAGAAATTTCTTTGTGTTCTGAATAAATACTCATCAGTGAGAGATGTTGTTCTTCAGGGTTGCGAGTGATTTGATTTGGGCCGAGGAGTCTGTCTTACTTATTCCTCAAGTAAAGGTGTGATGTGCTCAAAAATCCGACTGTTGGAAACGTGTCGGTTGGCCAT from Triticum urartu cultivar G1812 chromosome 3, Tu2.1, whole genome shotgun sequence encodes:
- the LOC125548241 gene encoding flowering-promoting factor 1-like protein 1: MSGVWVFKNGVVRLVENPGSERTSTVRRKALLHTPSGQVVSSYATLEAKLTALGWERYYEDPALYQFHKRGCLDLISLPRDFNHFSSVHMYDVVIKNRESFRVVDA